One Coffea eugenioides isolate CCC68of chromosome 2, Ceug_1.0, whole genome shotgun sequence genomic window, CAATGCTTGACACGGCAGCTACACTTGTGGGAGAAAAAATACTTTGACTAGTAGTAATTGGAGGTGTAGTTAAAGCAGTGTAGTTTAACTGTTGCTGCAGCTTAATCTTCTCATCCTGAACCTTTTTGGTGGGCACATGGTTCATCAGCAGCAAATCACTGAGCAAGAGACTAGAAGAGTTTTGGATCGTATTATCAGCCAGATGAGAAAGACTCGGTGCATCAGAGAAACAAAACCCTTGACTAAAAGCAGCAGGAGGTGTTGACTCTGCAGCAGAGGGTGGCTGTTGCACTGGGAAAAAGAAGGGTACAGGCAAGAATTCAGCACTGTGGGATTGGAAAAAGTGCTGGTTAACTGAAGCAGTTGGAGAACTTGATGTATCCAAAAGGTTCTTGGGACCGAGTGAGAGAGTTTTGTCTGCTGAATTTTGAGAAGACCTTTCAGAAGAGGATGAAGATGATGAGAGAGAAGTAGTTTTGGTTGCGGGAGGAGTAGATGTAATGTGAGGGATTTGTGGAGGTTGTGACTTGGTGGTGCTTTGGAAATGGCGCTGCTTGTGCTTGCTTCTTGATTTTCTGTTCTGAAACCAATAAAAGACATTGGCATCTCCAACTTGTCCATATTCTTGCAATTGAGCTCTGATTTTCCTTATCTCATCCCTTGGAGGGTTCACCATTCCCGAGTTGAAGATAGCTTCCAGTATCCGTATTTGCTCCGGCCTTGGATTCCATCTCGGTTTTGGCTCAGGACTCCTCTCTTCAGACCCTATCATAGTCGAACATAAATCAGGATAAATTGTTAGCCGTTTTCTCATGTTAAGCTCGAGAATTAGAAACAGACAAGTCAGAAAAGAACAACTGTAAGTTAAAAAGCTACATAACAATCAGTTTTAGACATCTCAAGTCAGAAAAATTTGAAACCAGTGAATGGAAGTGGCTCAATGATTGAATGGAATTACTACCTGATGATGCACAGGAGGGGGCTCTTTGGCAACCGTTAGAGATGAGAGAAGAATTGATCTCGTGCTGCCATTGGTGCTGAGAGTTGCAAGGCTTGGACTTAAACATGCTAGGCCAGTGTCTATTTGATGAAGCCATGATGATAGCTGGGAACAACTGTCAATTGTTATGTGGGATTCCTCCTCACACTT contains:
- the LOC113764000 gene encoding WUSCHEL-related homeobox 9, whose translation is MASSNRHWPSMFKSKPCNSQHQWQHEINSSLISNGCQRAPSCASSERSPEPKPRWNPRPEQIRILEAIFNSGMVNPPRDEIRKIRAQLQEYGQVGDANVFYWFQNRKSRSKHKQRHFQSTTKSQPPQIPHITSTPPATKTTSLSSSSSSSERSSQNSADKTLSLGPKNLLDTSSSPTASVNQHFFQSHSAEFLPVPFFFPVQQPPSAAESTPPAAFSQGFCFSDAPSLSHLADNTIQNSSSLLLSDLLLMNHVPTKKVQDEKIKLQQQLNYTALTTPPITTSQSIFSPTSVAAVSSIDHVHGVGETGSADPTKSTVFINDVAFEVTSAFFNVREAFGDDAVLVHSSGQPVMTNEWGVTLQPLQHGAFYYLIRTSTSSSHDTTIDLIYPTRGC